The following are from one region of the Deltaproteobacteria bacterium genome:
- a CDS encoding beta-propeller domain-containing protein: MLIPVLAIWMLAIAGCGTEGSTSDDEIGSVEQGLVRCGDCDDVLDWVRLVTTDQVFRAMELNYQQTVDSWSNWDDGGWWGDDDAGDDDWFGGDDDETPTDGDDAGDDDGDAADDDGGSTDDDDGASEGDDDDDDFSDTNTQEENVDEADIVKTDGSYLYLLAGGQLLIYDPSPAEDLRELSRVDILGKTHEMFFYENFVVVFSRTHPQDIADDVFQSVPRDELLYDILVVTIYDISDTSNPVEIRRMYIEGGYLSSRRIDEQIRIVVESYPPGPQVETWVDPWQYEENGDLDEEALRAAYDSLMQDNRVIIESAPLEAWLPRYFDVQGSERQMGFLSNCEDFFHPLDPMGRAVSSLVTLDLGLPGQKQPDVALLSDGTLIYGSTAAIYIAGDAQTAFEWTGEDTARSMIHKFDISGDAGQAQYTGSGEIEGWVLNQFSMGESKDGDLRVASTSGWWGDNLSNHVYVLRQGEGQLDVIGHLGGIAPGEQIMSASFMGDRGYMVTFVQTDPLFTLDVSDPTDPRIVGELHIPGFSTYIHPFDDDHILTIGQDGDEWGSTGGVVLQLFDISDFADPQIAYKQVVAEGWSGDSEALRDHKAFLYYEPKDLLAIPLTEYGWDDWTDDDWGDDDWDGGEEISPDETEPVAADDDGPRTGVVVYRVTPDAGFTLLGFVDHTAYLPEEGEDTLWSLPIAHRSVVIGDYLYTISDAAIVASLITGVEEAAHDDLPYENPWDDYWDDPWTDDGWTDGGWEG; encoded by the coding sequence GTGCTGATCCCCGTCCTCGCCATCTGGATGCTCGCCATCGCGGGTTGCGGAACGGAGGGTTCGACGAGCGATGACGAGATCGGATCTGTTGAGCAGGGTCTCGTGCGCTGCGGCGACTGCGACGACGTGCTCGACTGGGTGCGTCTCGTGACCACCGATCAGGTTTTTCGCGCCATGGAATTGAACTACCAGCAGACCGTCGATTCCTGGTCGAACTGGGACGACGGCGGTTGGTGGGGCGATGACGATGCCGGCGACGACGACTGGTTCGGCGGCGATGACGACGAGACGCCGACCGACGGCGATGACGCCGGTGACGACGATGGCGACGCCGCCGATGACGATGGCGGCTCGACCGACGACGACGACGGCGCCTCGGAAGGCGACGACGATGACGACGACTTCTCCGACACCAACACGCAGGAAGAAAACGTTGACGAAGCCGACATCGTGAAGACGGACGGCTCGTATCTCTATCTGCTCGCGGGCGGGCAGCTCCTGATCTACGACCCCAGCCCCGCCGAGGACCTGCGCGAGCTTTCGCGCGTCGACATCCTCGGCAAGACGCACGAGATGTTCTTCTACGAAAACTTCGTGGTGGTTTTCTCGCGCACGCATCCGCAGGACATCGCGGATGACGTGTTCCAGAGCGTGCCCCGCGACGAACTGCTGTACGACATCCTCGTCGTGACCATTTACGACATCAGCGACACCTCGAATCCGGTCGAAATCCGCCGCATGTACATCGAGGGCGGATACCTGAGTTCCCGCCGGATCGACGAACAGATCCGCATCGTGGTCGAGTCGTATCCGCCCGGCCCGCAGGTCGAAACCTGGGTCGATCCCTGGCAGTACGAGGAGAACGGTGATCTGGATGAGGAAGCGCTTCGCGCCGCCTACGACTCGCTGATGCAGGATAACCGCGTCATCATCGAGAGCGCGCCGCTCGAGGCGTGGCTGCCGCGTTACTTCGACGTTCAGGGCTCCGAGCGTCAGATGGGCTTCCTGTCCAACTGCGAAGACTTTTTCCATCCGCTCGACCCGATGGGCCGCGCGGTTTCGTCGCTCGTGACCCTTGACCTTGGTCTGCCCGGCCAAAAGCAGCCCGACGTGGCGCTTCTCTCCGACGGCACGCTGATTTACGGCTCGACCGCGGCGATCTACATCGCGGGCGACGCGCAGACCGCGTTCGAGTGGACCGGCGAGGACACGGCCCGCTCGATGATCCACAAGTTCGACATCAGCGGCGACGCCGGGCAGGCCCAGTACACGGGCAGCGGCGAAATCGAAGGTTGGGTCCTCAACCAGTTCTCGATGGGCGAAAGCAAGGACGGCGACCTGCGCGTCGCGTCCACGTCGGGTTGGTGGGGCGACAATCTGAGCAACCACGTTTACGTTCTTCGCCAGGGCGAGGGGCAACTCGACGTGATCGGGCACCTCGGCGGGATCGCTCCGGGCGAGCAGATCATGAGCGCGAGTTTCATGGGCGATCGGGGTTACATGGTCACCTTTGTGCAGACCGACCCGCTCTTCACGCTCGACGTCAGCGATCCGACCGATCCGCGCATCGTGGGCGAGCTGCACATCCCGGGCTTCTCGACGTATATCCACCCCTTCGATGACGACCACATCCTGACGATCGGGCAGGACGGCGACGAATGGGGTTCGACGGGCGGCGTGGTGCTGCAACTGTTCGACATCTCCGACTTCGCCGACCCGCAAATCGCGTACAAGCAGGTCGTGGCCGAGGGATGGAGCGGCGACTCCGAAGCGCTGCGCGACCACAAGGCGTTTCTCTACTACGAGCCCAAGGACCTGCTGGCGATTCCGCTGACCGAGTACGGCTGGGACGACTGGACGGACGATGACTGGGGCGACGACGACTGGGACGGCGGCGAAGAAATTTCGCCTGACGAGACCGAACCCGTCGCCGCTGACGACGACGGCCCACGCACGGGCGTGGTTGTTTATCGCGTCACACCCGACGCCGGTTTCACGCTGCTCGGGTTCGTCGATCACACGGCCTATCTGCCGGAAGAGGGCGAGGACACCCTGTGGAGCCTGCCCATCGCGCACCGGTCGGTGGTGATCGGCGACTATCTCTATACGATCTCCGACGCTGCGATTGTCGCTTCGCTCATCACCGGCGTCGAAGAAGCGGCGCACGACGACCTGCCCTACGAAAACCCGTGGGACGACTACTGGGACGACCCGTGGACCGACGACGGGTGGACCGACGGTGGCTGGGAAGGCTAA
- a CDS encoding formyl transferase, with translation MRFAPLFRPVPDRAMRVAGFLSGSGTNLVRILEHERRLDASRGCSPYRVVVIFTDNAASNAGAIGERFDIPVVTNDIMEFYRSRGHADKRDLTLRPAFDESTIDLLREIPIDVVALAGYMSIVTKPLLERFPGHMINVHPADLCVRDGNRRLYTGARAVDVAIAAGERHLRSSVHIVRAAVDYGEVLLRSAPIPVHLPAGESSADLVRPERRSDLRRIADEHQTRLKERGDWEIFPRALEWIADGRYGFDEMGGLCFDGGSAPSGVLLDERGEATIASGKDL, from the coding sequence GTGCGTTTCGCGCCCCTGTTCCGACCCGTGCCGGACCGGGCTATGCGCGTGGCGGGATTTTTGTCGGGGTCTGGGACGAATCTGGTCAGGATTCTCGAACACGAGCGACGCCTCGACGCGTCGCGCGGGTGTAGCCCCTATCGTGTGGTCGTGATTTTCACCGACAACGCCGCGAGCAACGCCGGCGCGATCGGCGAGCGATTCGACATTCCTGTTGTCACCAACGACATCATGGAATTCTACCGGTCGCGGGGCCACGCCGACAAACGCGACCTCACATTGCGCCCGGCGTTCGATGAAAGCACCATCGACCTTCTGCGCGAAATTCCGATCGACGTGGTCGCGCTCGCCGGATACATGAGCATCGTCACGAAGCCCCTGCTCGAGCGGTTCCCCGGGCACATGATCAACGTGCACCCGGCGGACCTGTGCGTGCGGGATGGGAATCGGCGTCTTTACACCGGTGCGCGGGCGGTGGATGTCGCCATCGCGGCGGGGGAACGCCATCTGCGTTCCTCGGTGCACATCGTGCGCGCGGCGGTCGATTACGGCGAGGTTCTTTTGCGTTCCGCGCCGATCCCCGTGCATCTTCCCGCCGGAGAGTCTTCGGCGGATCTCGTGCGCCCCGAACGCAGGTCGGATCTGCGTCGTATCGCCGACGAACATCAGACCCGGTTGAAGGAGCGCGGCGACTGGGAGATCTTCCCCCGCGCGCTGGAGTGGATCGCGGACGGTCGATACGGATTTGACGAGATGGGCGGATTGTGTTTCGACGGCGGGAGTGCGCCGTCGGGGGTGCTGTTGGACGAGCGAGGCGAGGCGACAATCGCCTCCGGAAAGGATTTGTGA
- a CDS encoding IMP cyclohydrolase yields MADDLKKAYRTILEDHFPDKMRIVFGGAAREQTLFYERVTWDIEGERRGLRYGENPGQEAALYRHVNGNLTLGAVTSIAPGRWLASDVELLQSGKHPGKINITDADNALNIIRYFTDRPCVAIMKHNNPSGVALGASPAEAYVRADMADRVAAFGGCIAFNRAVDREAADEIAKRYAEVVVAPEFEDGAMEILTQKKNLRIMRIARMDRLHEFVAQPFVDFKSMIDGGLVAQWSYTPQVRTREGLVPATTSYKGQTFAIRRKPSEQELDDMLFGWLVESGVTSNSVIYVRDGVTIGIGTGEQDRVGVAEIARDKAYRKLADRICFERMGLSLYELIAKNPQRAEQIQRDAAELKGGLQGSVMISDGFFPFRDGIEVGLREGVKAIVQPGGSIMDWDCIEACNEAGATMVFTGERSFKH; encoded by the coding sequence ATGGCGGACGATCTGAAAAAGGCCTATCGCACGATTCTCGAGGACCACTTTCCGGACAAGATGCGCATCGTGTTCGGCGGGGCCGCGCGCGAGCAGACGCTGTTTTACGAGCGCGTCACGTGGGACATCGAGGGCGAACGCAGGGGACTTCGCTACGGCGAGAACCCCGGGCAGGAAGCCGCGCTCTATCGTCACGTCAACGGCAATCTGACGCTCGGCGCGGTGACGAGTATCGCGCCGGGTCGCTGGCTCGCGTCCGATGTCGAGCTGCTGCAATCGGGCAAGCACCCGGGCAAGATCAACATCACCGACGCCGACAACGCGCTCAACATCATCCGCTATTTCACGGATCGTCCGTGTGTCGCGATCATGAAGCACAACAACCCGAGCGGAGTTGCGCTGGGGGCATCGCCCGCGGAGGCATACGTTCGCGCCGACATGGCCGACCGCGTCGCGGCGTTCGGCGGGTGCATCGCGTTCAACCGGGCGGTCGATCGCGAGGCTGCGGACGAGATTGCGAAGCGTTACGCCGAGGTGGTGGTCGCGCCGGAGTTTGAAGACGGCGCGATGGAGATTCTCACGCAGAAAAAGAATCTGCGGATTATGCGGATCGCGCGGATGGACCGGCTGCACGAGTTCGTCGCCCAGCCCTTCGTCGATTTCAAGAGCATGATCGACGGAGGCCTCGTGGCGCAGTGGTCGTACACGCCGCAGGTGCGCACGCGCGAGGGGCTCGTTCCCGCGACGACGTCCTACAAGGGCCAGACGTTCGCGATTCGGCGCAAGCCGAGCGAGCAGGAACTCGATGACATGCTCTTCGGCTGGCTCGTCGAGTCGGGCGTGACGAGCAACTCGGTGATCTACGTGCGCGACGGCGTGACGATCGGCATCGGCACCGGCGAGCAGGACCGCGTGGGCGTCGCCGAGATCGCGCGCGACAAGGCGTATCGCAAGCTCGCGGACCGCATCTGCTTCGAGCGCATGGGGTTGTCGCTGTACGAACTGATCGCGAAAAACCCGCAACGTGCCGAGCAGATCCAGCGGGACGCGGCGGAACTCAAGGGCGGGCTGCAGGGCTCCGTGATGATCTCCGACGGGTTCTTCCCGTTCCGCGACGGCATCGAGGTCGGACTGCGAGAGGGCGTGAAAGCCATCGTGCAGCCGGGCGGCTCGATCATGGATTGGGATTGCATCGAGGCCTGCAACGAAGCCGGCGCGACGATGGTGTTCACCGGCGAGCGTTCATTCAAACACTGA
- a CDS encoding OsmC family protein, translated as MKLNNINLQTMGEFASAVSADPAKAQMRKRAEGEWNFADGEPQFRAVMPHAAGQTTVQSDFAPPMGGAGLAPDPIQYCLFGLCACYTGTFVQIAAEQGVALRRVKTVVENQIDLTRAFGLSQNPMVKAVTITIDVDADAPREVIERIKAEAANKCPGVYCVSNPIPLTIELA; from the coding sequence ATGAAGCTCAACAACATCAATCTTCAGACGATGGGCGAGTTCGCCTCGGCGGTTTCGGCCGACCCCGCGAAGGCGCAAATGCGCAAGCGCGCCGAGGGCGAGTGGAACTTCGCCGACGGCGAGCCGCAATTTCGCGCGGTGATGCCCCACGCGGCGGGTCAAACGACCGTCCAATCCGATTTCGCGCCGCCGATGGGCGGCGCCGGGCTCGCACCCGACCCGATCCAATATTGCCTGTTCGGTCTGTGTGCATGCTATACGGGCACCTTTGTGCAGATCGCGGCGGAGCAGGGCGTGGCGCTGCGCCGCGTGAAGACCGTGGTCGAGAATCAGATCGATCTCACGCGCGCGTTCGGACTCTCGCAAAATCCCATGGTCAAGGCCGTGACGATCACGATCGATGTGGATGCCGATGCGCCGCGCGAGGTGATCGAGCGCATCAAGGCCGAGGCCGCGAACAAGTGCCCCGGCGTGTACTGCGTTTCGAATCCGATCCCGCTCACGATCGAACTCGCCTGA
- a CDS encoding VWA domain-containing protein, whose translation MPKVAMTLLLALVCLTLIGLPGCSCSVSGTNEEGDDDDDDLGVDDDGGGDDDAEDDDTDDDDDDTCPGFILEMRGNAEVCEPAGVRTTFTIQTCDGDPVPDITDDNFEVINDETGEPFQSEGGSSSFVEAMNFEFYTILILDMSNSIVENDRLDDVLDGAEIFVEGLVEAQTGNFRHSVGIYAFGSSEASELVQDFTDDPATLYATINTLRSEPGRGSTNLYGAFANGLDLVELEGLGEDLVSRNLVLFTDGTHETGDAEELRAYVLAKLAESSVMSYTIGINGDYNQEDVAELASSPSNFVNVDDSSDLGEAFETISNLIDDWSRSNYVMGVCSPLEGENRSLTIRITRASDSGELQVHYSAVGFNLVGCDAELVALGQGCEGYDPPGNNPPRLSNGFWREAPPDKPFTHQLVWSVCDEDNDLSGGQVFTWLSGTHVPFFGDYEIFFDDFTDGPPSAPDCDNPVEIDGIPVDLTGIIVDLCADVEVTDGNGNLSNKLTNICVDL comes from the coding sequence ATGCCAAAGGTAGCGATGACGCTGTTGCTGGCGCTCGTGTGCTTGACCCTGATCGGATTACCGGGATGTTCGTGCTCGGTATCCGGCACCAATGAGGAGGGAGACGACGATGATGATGATCTCGGCGTCGATGATGACGGCGGAGGCGACGACGACGCCGAGGACGACGACACCGATGACGACGATGACGACACCTGCCCCGGGTTCATTCTCGAGATGCGCGGAAACGCCGAGGTCTGCGAACCGGCCGGCGTGAGAACGACATTCACGATCCAGACCTGCGACGGGGATCCCGTTCCCGACATCACGGACGACAACTTCGAGGTCATCAACGATGAGACCGGCGAACCCTTCCAGTCCGAGGGCGGCTCGTCGTCGTTCGTCGAGGCGATGAATTTCGAGTTCTACACGATCCTGATCCTCGACATGTCCAACTCCATCGTCGAGAACGATCGTCTCGACGACGTGCTCGACGGCGCGGAGATCTTCGTCGAAGGTTTGGTCGAGGCGCAGACCGGAAACTTCCGGCACTCGGTCGGCATCTACGCGTTCGGCAGTTCCGAGGCTTCGGAACTCGTGCAGGACTTCACCGACGATCCCGCCACGCTCTATGCCACGATCAACACGCTGCGCTCTGAACCCGGACGCGGTTCGACGAACCTCTACGGAGCGTTTGCGAACGGACTCGATCTCGTCGAACTGGAGGGTCTCGGTGAGGATCTCGTCTCGCGCAATCTCGTGCTGTTCACTGACGGCACGCACGAGACCGGCGACGCCGAGGAGCTGCGCGCGTACGTGCTCGCCAAGCTCGCCGAGTCGAGTGTGATGTCGTACACGATCGGCATCAACGGCGACTACAACCAGGAAGACGTGGCCGAACTCGCCAGCAGCCCGTCGAACTTCGTGAACGTGGACGACTCGTCGGATCTCGGCGAGGCGTTCGAGACCATCTCCAATCTCATCGACGACTGGTCGCGCAGCAACTACGTCATGGGCGTGTGCAGTCCGCTCGAGGGCGAGAACCGCTCGCTCACGATCCGCATCACGCGGGCGTCGGACTCCGGTGAACTCCAGGTGCACTACAGCGCCGTGGGCTTCAACCTCGTCGGTTGCGACGCGGAACTCGTCGCGCTCGGCCAGGGGTGCGAGGGCTACGATCCCCCGGGCAACAATCCGCCGCGGCTCAGCAACGGGTTCTGGCGCGAGGCGCCTCCCGACAAACCCTTCACGCATCAGTTGGTCTGGTCTGTTTGCGACGAGGACAACGATCTGTCGGGCGGTCAGGTGTTCACATGGCTCTCCGGCACGCACGTGCCGTTTTTCGGCGACTACGAAATCTTCTTCGACGACTTCACCGACGGCCCGCCCAGCGCGCCCGATTGCGATAATCCGGTCGAAATCGACGGCATCCCCGTCGACCTCACCGGAATCATCGTGGATCTGTGCGCGGACGTCGAAGTCACCGACGGAAACGGAAACCTGAGCAACAAGCTGACCAATATCTGCGTCGATCTCTGA